From a single Cytophagales bacterium WSM2-2 genomic region:
- the prs gene encoding ribose-phosphate pyrophosphokinase, translating to MLTTHVEKFSDGELFVKFNESVRGQVVFLIGKINMPYENFFELLMTIDAARRSSAKEVILLIPYLPHSRQERRDGQRTAISSRMIADMIQLMGADRIITLDLHTNAIEGFYKIPVDPLSSHRLFLDHIRQLGIKDLCLCSPDFGGIKRIKQYKKDLDTPMVVINKERLKPNAVSSMEIIGDVKGKNVIIVDDLVDTAGTLCKAADLLKSQGAISVRAYCTHGVLSGPALENIERSQIEKMYISDTVIESISHPKIEIISCASLLVKAIENVISNKSLSQL from the coding sequence TTGCTCACTACTCACGTGGAAAAATTTTCAGATGGTGAGCTATTCGTAAAATTCAACGAAAGTGTGCGAGGCCAGGTAGTCTTTCTTATTGGCAAGATCAACATGCCATATGAAAACTTCTTTGAACTGTTGATGACGATTGATGCGGCACGCAGGTCTTCCGCCAAAGAAGTGATCTTGTTAATCCCTTACCTGCCGCACAGCCGCCAGGAAAGACGCGATGGACAACGCACCGCTATCTCTTCGCGAATGATTGCTGACATGATTCAACTCATGGGTGCCGATCGGATCATCACGCTTGACTTGCATACGAACGCGATTGAAGGTTTTTACAAAATCCCTGTCGACCCGCTCTCATCGCACCGGTTGTTTCTCGATCACATTCGCCAACTCGGCATCAAAGATTTGTGTTTGTGCAGTCCTGATTTCGGGGGAATCAAACGCATCAAGCAATACAAAAAAGACCTTGATACCCCGATGGTAGTCATTAACAAAGAGCGATTGAAACCCAATGCAGTTTCAAGTATGGAAATCATCGGTGATGTGAAAGGCAAGAACGTAATTATTGTTGATGACCTTGTCGACACAGCAGGCACTTTATGCAAAGCCGCTGATCTCTTGAAAAGTCAGGGAGCGATCTCCGTGCGAGCTTATTGTACACATGGGGTTCTCAGCGGCCCGGCTCTCGAAAACATTGAGCGATCACAAATTGAAAAGATGTACATCTCCGATACGGTGATTGAATCGATCAGCCACCCGAAAATAGAAATTATCAGTTGCGCCAGTTTGCTGGTAAAGGCGATTGAAAATGTCATATCCAACAAAAGCTTAAGCCAACTATGA